In the genome of Xenopus tropicalis strain Nigerian chromosome 10, UCB_Xtro_10.0, whole genome shotgun sequence, the window ttatataaactatagtagggtttctgtagcaaacaccccagctgtaccagtgcaggaatggctgcccccggggctacacagaggggtatttatataaactatagtagggtttctgtagcaaacaccccagctgtaccagtgcagtaatggctgcccccggggctacacagcggggtatttatataaactatagtagggtttctgtagcaaacaccccagctgtaccagtgcaggaatggctgcccccggggctacacagcggggtatttatataaactatagtagggtttctgtagcaaacaccccagctgtaccagtgcaggaatggctgcccccggggctacacagcagcttattatataaattatagtagtgttactgtagcaaacacaccagttttaccagtgcagggcaacagtgcattatatttttattactttaaagctctttcattttttggtgttactgttcctttaagaaacagtatctgacttctgttacattgttttaagagatggaaccagcagtgtagaaagGGGCAGCATGAtactttttcaaaattaaatacataaatacagtaaaacccccattttatatttttcaggggacctggaaaaagtggtgtaaaatcaAGGAAAACATAAAATCGGGGAAATATGTGGGAccacaaaagaaaaatgttttaaaatgaggAAAAACTAAAGTCAGGGTATGTAGAATTGAGGTTTCGCAGTATCTTTTAAACAAATGAACATTTTGTAATACATGTAtatgggaaatgttttttttttcactagttacagttgtattgttgggtttatatcccctttaaacagtgGTTTTCCTGGGAGGATGGGGTGTGGAACTGTGCCACCCTAATAGACGCACCTGGAGTTCCAGACTGAAGGTCGATCAGGGTTAGATTTGgggcaaaaatgtaattcctAGATACATGGAACTGTGGATAATACAGCAATGTTTcctatatctgttaccttgtaaTGAGATAATGGAGCCCAGACCAAAGGTTGATCCTCCAAGGTCACATGATATTAGGAATATGCTCTTCCATAACTCTGATCCCAGTAAAcagaccccacccccccaaaaaaaaaaaaaataatccaaaagcAGAATCCTCCAGTATATCCCTAAACCTTGAAAACCTTTCGATAAATTGCATTACTTACTggactccatatacccctccctataactcctttgattgctccatatacccctccctataactcctcctattgctccatatacccctccctatatctcctcctattgctccatatacccctccctatatctcctcctattgctccatatacccctccctataactccccctattgctccatatacccctccctatatctcctcctattgctccatatacccctccctataactccttctattgctccatatacccctccctatatctcctcctattgctccatatacccctccctataactcctcctattgctccatatacccatccctatatctcctcctattgctccatatacccctccctataactcctcctattgctccatatacccctccctataactcctcctattgctccatatacccctccctataactcctcctattgctccatatacccctccctataactcctcctattgctccatatacccctccctataactcctcctattgctccatatacccctccctataactcctcataTTGCTCCattactcctccctataactcctcctattgctccatataaacctccctataactcctcccattgcacCTCCTATCTACAATATTTTGTTCTTGTTTAATTAGTTTCATCAATGCATGTAGCCTTGGCTGCTTTATGCCATAGCACATCCTGGCTCCTCAGTGTTGCTCGGTGCTGAGTCAGGGGACTTTATTACACTCCAAATACAATATAGCAAGCAGGTGACTGACACAACAAGGCATTTTGGGGTCTTCTCCATATATAACTACATAAACACAGGGAAGAACCCCTCATTGCATCGCCTTGTTGTCACCTGTTTGCCTTGTCTGCTGATTCAGTGCCTGTGGTCTTGCCTTGGTAGGTAGTGTTTGTGGCCCTGCCTAGTGTGCCAATACATCTATAGGAGCATTGGTCTTCTGAATGATTTCCTCCATTAGCAAACGTCCTGTATGACCACTTTGCCTTGTGCTTCACTCTGTACATATCTCTGCTCCATGCATGCAGGGATCCCATAACTCCACTTGCTGTAAGATAATTGCCTATATCCTATACGGCCTACAGATAATTATGCCTATAGCTGCTCTGCACCTTTAATTTGTTACCTTCATAGATAGGCTAGGTGCATCTTATATAAAAAGGTTGGTCTGAAACGCCACTTGACTGAATAATATACAAACCCTTCATGTTCCTCTGGGGGTTCCCCAAACTATGGAGCTGGACTCATCTCAGGGTGCAAATGCAGTGGATGATGGTTTAAGCCTATAGtctgtttatattgcaaattggTGATAGCCAGTACTATACATTGTATGTAACCTTGTTTTAATGGATGTTGGTATATGCTGTACAGCGGTAGGCCCAAAATCTGAAAATCTGGAGGTAGAATAGTACAAGGAACACTGATGGCAACAGAGGGAActtttatataaataactgaaGGATATATATTGTTTCCATGCTTTCTTTATATAATTGCATCGGATGCCTAGGGATTAGTTACACAATAGTTCGACTGCTGTCTGCTAAATGGGGTAACCTacatgtgtttagcagtcacAAAGTGCCCCTCATAAATTCACATTTCTTTCTTGCCCCACACTGTGAGGCTATAGCTATCAGCAACTGCCCTGCTGTACTGCACCCACTTCTATTGAACAATCAGACATATATGAGAGCTAACTGTATCCCACATAGTCACCCACAGATTCAGTCCTGGCCTGGGATCTGCCATATGCTACAAGTTGGGGCAATTCATACTTTTCCTACTAGTTTTCCTAGTTCAAAATCTCACATATATAAATGACTTTCCCTGCCCAGTAAAATAGTTATTGCTTAATAATTGTCAATGTATTTGGGGATGGGCAGGTATTTAATGACCTTTCTCCCATGGATAGCTGTCTTTGCACAATAACCTTTGACAACATGGGATACAGCTATTAAGATACCAAGGATGCCATGTTCTCTGGTGGTCCCTAGGAGACCCCGGATAATACACATCAGTGTAAATCTGACTCCAGCTGTTTTAGAACTGTACTTCCATGGAGGCTCCATAGGCTGACCATCCTTCATCTAAAACAGTATATTTGGGAAGACTAGGTGGGGCATAAAAGACCTTGGAAGACATAAAAGACCTTGGAAGACCACATCCAGTGGTTGGGCCTCCAGCTGGATCTGCCTGTTGTGCCTTCAGCCCTGATCTGCCTGTTAACCATGACCATCTATCACAGTGTAGACAGGTTTAGCTGAGGGAGAAAGAGCAATCAAGACGCGTAGCCATCACAAGAATCTCTCTGTTTATTGTTGTATAATAAGGTACCACAATAGAGTTTTAGGATATACATTTGTCTGTGAGCACAGTTACGTcacgcacacacacactcacaggtaATAACACCTTGCACTTTGGAAAAGAAAAACTGCACATGATGACTTTCCGTCCCCATGCCAATCACTGGTGTGTGTCTGCTCCTCATCTTCTCTTCCATGGATGGTTCCACGAGTCACCACCGCAGTTTTAGGCTTtgctgtactgtatattataggaGAAGCTAAGCTTAGCAGCTGCCTGAAGCTTCAGCAACCACCCATGTGAACACCCTCATAGAAGTCAAGTTGTGGGAACGtctgttgggaagaactggtGGATTTCCTCCCCTCTAAAGGAAGCTGTTGAGACCCACACACCAGATATAAGCATTTATCTCAACCCCTTCcttgactgatttttttttgggggggaagagGTTGGGATAGAGGAAAAGGACACATAAAAGCTCCCCTTTAACTTGTGGTACTTGTATATCCTTGTGGTTTGCTTGATGTGCTGGTTTAAAAATGACCGatgagttaaataaaaaatcatgcAAACCGGCTTTCCTTTCAGAGAACCTCCCAATTTCCTTTGCAATCAATATatctttgttatatatttttatatccgCCGTAATTTATCCtccattaaataaatataacaaaaataaaatatctccCTTTCAATTCATATATAGTTCAATCTTTATGTCAGCTGTAATTTtagttaaacaaaaacaaaaaaaacaaaggggcCCCGTGATTCCCTCGACTGCAAGGCTGGCTGAAGACACATTGCAAAGGTCTGTGGGATCAGCCACCCTGTCAGCTGAGGTGGGTTTTTGTTTGTAAAATGAGAATGTCAGTAGAAACTGATGCATaattctttgcactgtagagggCTGCCTATAGCCATATTAGATTTAATCTTCTATATTGAATCTAAAGGCTTCTATTAGCCCCTCTAGAGAATGCACAAAGCCAGAAACGCTACAGATGGAACCAATGACGAAGATGGAGACGTCAAAGAAGACTTGGTGCCACTGTAGCTTCCTCCACAACAGCTTGAGGTGGAAGAGACTTGGAAGGAGGAAGCAAAGACCAGCTCCTGTCAGGCTGCCGGTGAGACCCATTAGCAGGGCGAAATGGGGCACGTAAATGGCCATGAGTAGAGTAAAGACTACTAGGGCACATCTAAGGGTAAGACCCCAAGATTTCAGTCTCCCGTCACCCCCGTAGCAGTTTGGAAAGAAGGCCCTCGCGCCCTCTTGAAAAAGCGACTTCTCCAAAACCTCGACTGCTGCAAAGAAAGGCAGTGGATAAGACAACAGGGCTTTCGCTACCAGAAATAAGTTGACCACTGCCCTGATGGTTGATGGTAAGTTGTCTGTAATTACTTCCTTGGTTTCATCTGCCCAGGTTAGGTAAGCCACAAGGGCAAAGAGTCCCTTGAGAATACAAGCTGCAATATGAGTCCAGTTCATCATGCAGTGGAATTCCTTTGGGCTCTGCATGTTCCCTTCCAGAGACGGCAGGAAGATCTGGGAGGTGTAGCTGAAGACAATGATGCCAATGGAGATGGGGAACTTCTTAACATCAATGTAGAACTTCACTTTGTCCCAGGCCCAGTCCCTTGCTCTGGACAGACAGTAGGCAATTACCAGGACGTTGATGACAAAATGAGCTAAGGTGCAGAGCAAGCTGAACTTTGACACAGCTTTAAGGTTCTTGAGAAACGCGCAGGGCAGGAGCATAGCGGTGGCAATGATGGACCAAGACTTCTGGGAAATTGGCAGGCTTGGGAAGCTGTTGTACATCAAGTTGCCACTCACTACTACATAGAGAATGCAGGTCATCACCAGTTCGATAATCTGGGCCACATTAACAACTCTTCCCCCGAGCTTAGGGAACCTTGGTGCACAGCAAGCATTGGCAATGTCCACATAGGAGTCCCTCACCCTCACTGTTTCACCGTCTTCATTCTCTTCATAGAGGCAAGCAATGAGGATTTTACCAGTGTAGCAACAAACAACAGCTGCAAATATAATGAGAAACAGTCCCAAGTATCCACCATGAAGGATTGCATATGGTAGACCCAAAACAAACATTCCCTGCAAAACACAAACACATAGTAGGTGAGATCTTTTACAGCAGAAGCACAGATTTCCAAAAACAAAATCAACTTGACCAATACCCCCCATAGTTATGAATACAATCAGCCTGGACAGTGTTGGTttttattggggttaattaatctTAGATAGGCTGCAGATATTCTTAAACACCACATACTTGGGCATGTTAAAATAGGTATCTCCTTATGGTGAAATGATCAGAACAGGGCTGTGATTCTGAGAGTTTAGGTGCTTTATATTTACTAATGGAGCCATTTATAAAAGGATTATTTCTTTCTGAGTAATTTCGGTGTGAGTCACAGTTAAATGGGTAAGGAAAAGTAATGTGTTCCCACGTAATCTGTTCTAGCCACAAAAGAGTAGATGTTGCTATGAGTAACGGTGGCAAAGGCAATAGTGGCACTAACAATacattgtgtatattttttatatatacacaatgtatTGCTAGTGCCACTGTAGCCTTTGGCACATTGGATAAAGACAACCAAAGGCAACAGTGGCACTAGCAATATATTGCCTTCTTTCTGTTCTTCATACTCAGGAGGTTCCTTTGGTGTACTGTCCATAATCCATGCTCACTTGATAATTGATAGGGGGAATATCTTGTGTATCAGTAGCTTATTAGCAGTGCCCCTAGGGGGAGCCCTCCACCCTTTGGCTACTCTGGAAAACAGAAAGCACGCTGGCTGCTGCCAAAAATCTTCAACTCATTAGTGGTCAATATCATTGAGAATTGAGGAATTTCTGCTGACATATTCTTTTAATAGCCACAAGGCCTAAAAAAATGTGCCCAAAGATTTAAGGACTACTACAAGTTGGGCACCACAGGTATAAATtactactgttgccatcttgacCTAATGCTGCCATCTTGCACTATACATTCAATTCCCCAATCAATtcccctttaagaggggcctggatgagttcttggacaatcagaatatccaaggctattgtgatactaatatctacagttagtattagtggttgtatatatagtttatgtatgtgagtgtatagattggtaggtgtgggttagttgtgctgggtttacttggatgggttgaacttgatggacactggtcttttttcaaccctatgtaactatttgctTTACAGCTATTTGCAAGGGGCCATAGAGCTTTGGTTGCTCACCCCTTTGGAACCCCTAAAGGGCCACATATTATGCAGTTACTAATGCATCCACTAGGTGGCTACAGGCTCCACAGAAAATGGCATTTCCTAATTACCAACATTTAGAAAGAAGCCTAAAAAGATGAATCATCAAGATTTAACACGAATTGCTATAAAAATAATCAGGTTTAAaggatatttattttttagtcaCCATTAATGGAACCAAAATGACAACTTGTCCACTGCAGCACTAAATATCACCAATGTCTGTAAAGCAGCAGTGCCTTGTTAGCTCTGAATATGTGCAGGGCAGGGGTGCCAGCTTCAAGGAGGCACTAAATATAACCCAAATGTAGAAGGAACTGGAGGGTCTTAAAACAACAAGGTCCCTCCATTTTACTCCAAACTGCCACTCATGTCATTCTGCCTACTTagcttatacatatatataaatgtaaagagTGGGTAGATATATGGGGAGGGAGATGGAGTGTCTGTGTGCATGTTTCACTTGAGAGATAAAGCCCATTAATACTGGGAGTTTGCTCCCAGTATTAATAGAAATAACATTATAAAATGAGGTTGGCATAACACTGGGTAGGAAATGAGAAAATTAATGAAGAAGAGAAGAGAGACAATTCAATGAGAAAGAGGTGAGTGGTTGGGTAGGTGCCTAGGTGTTTTAAGGAATTGGTTGTGGAGGGATTGGGAAGAAAGAGGTGTATATAAAGGGATGTATGATTCCATCGGTAGAGGTAGGGTTGAATGGTGAAATGGTGGGATATAGGCGTGTAGATGGGGCAAAGACTAAGCAGGTGGATAAGAGAAAGGTAAAGGGTTAGAAAATGTTATGAATAAGTGTATGGGTTGTGAAATAAGAGGAAGGCACAACTATCCATGGAGGAATGAATGAGCTGACAGATAAGTGGTATGTAAGGGGGAAAACACCCAaagctactggtagcagctagtactgatcattgtctctatgtgtgttttagcagagccaattctcagtattgtctatggcaggggattttctggtgtttagtagctgtgacaagtagctgctactaagtagctctgtgtgtcttcaccctaaaggtggagGTTGAGGGATGGATGGCGGAATGCAGCAGGTAGAAGTGTAGATAAAGGGATTGGTTTGTGGATGAATGGAAGGTGTAGATGGGGGGGATTGATGGGAAGATGGGGATATATGGACTGGCTAGGTGGATAGACTAGTGCCTGCTATAGGGGGTAGGAGTATGGAGCCCTGTAGGTAGGAGGATAGTTGTGTGGCTGTATGTGTGACTCAATAGGTTATATGAGAGGGTCAGTGTGAATGGGTAAGGAATTATCAGTGGTGTAAGGGGTCTGGAATATGGGAAATTGTGGATAGATGGCCAGTTAAGTAAATGTAGGtgattggataaatgaaaaaagagAAGGTGTGTATGGATAAAAAATATCTTTGAATATGTGACAGACTGCGCCATTacgtgagagtgtgtgtgagtcgCACAGACAGAGATACAGACAGAAATGCGAGATGGGAATATGCAGCCGGAGAGACCTCTATATCTGTAGTGTCTATGAGATATTATAATATTGGCTATATTAAGCTTTATTATAGGCTATATAGAGCTGGATGGCAGAGACAGATcagggacagacacacagggaatagtgaaagggacagacacacagggaatagtgaaagggacagacacacagggaatagtgaaagggacagacacacagggaatagtgaaagggacagacacacagggaatagtgaaagggacagacacacagggaatagtgaaagggacagacacacagggaatagtgaaagggacagacacacagggaatagtgaaagggacagacacacaggGAATAgtgaaagagacagacagagggaaaGTCTAGATCAGTCTGAATTGACGTATGAGCTACAGTCTGCAGAAAGATGGACAAATAAACAGCTCTGGCAATTAGATAAATGGCTTCTagattatatctatatatttatatataaattccaATCCCTTTTTATATTAAACCATTCCATCACTGTACTGCGCACTATCGCCTCCCATCCAGCAACTACAACTCTCCTACTCATTCTCCTCCTTATATACATGCCATAATAAAGCTTTGCTGGAATTGCTAAAATCACGAAATATTTCAAACCAAATATATTTGGGGAtttataaacctttttttattgaaAGCCGTAGCCACAATCTAATCCCGTCTAATACGAATGCCTAGTAAGAAATATATAGGGATATATtcagaaatacatttgtttaaaatatatttcccaaAGATCTTTGTGTTTTTTCGTTAAGGAAAAATGTTGGGGGGATATATATTATAGTTACGCTTATGGATTGTGGGGTTCTACAACAGAAACAATGATTTGGAACAGGTTTAGGTACATTTGAAGGTGACTTGTTGCTGTTTGATGCATTAATGTCACCGGGAGATCGGATGCATCGAGGTGAAAAGctacaaattgcaaaaaatgtaaCGAATTCCAACGGATGAAAACCTAATCTTGTTGTTTCTGCACCAAAAACGCTATAGGGTGCCCCCACCCCTAAAATCAAAGCCTCGATGACTGTGCTTCTATGATTGTAGGGCGATATATTGTGGCTGAATCAAAATTTGACCTTGGAGGCTTGACCTCGGCCGATCAAGTCTCAGGACGTGTGTGTGAGGGGTTACAGGAATGCGGGGGTGGGGGTAGGTGGGGGCAGAGAGGGAGAGTACAAGGATTAGCAGAGAGTGCCAGTGGCAAATCTGCCCTATGCCCAAAGGAGACTGTGCGCAATGAGGAGGCTGCTGGCTATAGAAGAAAGAGGAGCTTACCTGGATGGCGTTGGTGACATTCCAACCAGCTTCCCAGGCTGTGATTTTGGGTTTCCCATAGGAAGAAAGCTCAGAGCACAGTCCTTCATCTTTAGAGGCAGAAGAAGGGGGCCCTGTTCCATCTCTTTGGTAGTGGCTGTCACCCTCGGCTGTGGGATCCCCACTAGGGACTTCAGTCTTCAGGATGT includes:
- the slc32a1 gene encoding vesicular inhibitory amino acid transporter → MATLIRSKLSNVATSVSNKSQAKVSGMFARMGFQAATDEEALGFAHCDDLDMEHRQGLQMDILKTEVPSGDPTAEGDSHYQRDGTGPPSSASKDEGLCSELSSYGKPKITAWEAGWNVTNAIQGMFVLGLPYAILHGGYLGLFLIIFAAVVCCYTGKILIACLYEENEDGETVRVRDSYVDIANACCAPRFPKLGGRVVNVAQIIELVMTCILYVVVSGNLMYNSFPSLPISQKSWSIIATAMLLPCAFLKNLKAVSKFSLLCTLAHFVINVLVIAYCLSRARDWAWDKVKFYIDVKKFPISIGIIVFSYTSQIFLPSLEGNMQSPKEFHCMMNWTHIAACILKGLFALVAYLTWADETKEVITDNLPSTIRAVVNLFLVAKALLSYPLPFFAAVEVLEKSLFQEGARAFFPNCYGGDGRLKSWGLTLRCALVVFTLLMAIYVPHFALLMGLTGSLTGAGLCFLLPSLFHLKLLWRKLQWHQVFFDVSIFVIGSICSVSGFVHSLEGLIEAFRFNIED